gcgtggagatccgtgtctcataaagctgctgagacaccgcagaactgcccgtgctgcggatagaccccctactagcctgactctgcccggcactcccgacgccgtagatccgtgacctatccggatgcaccacctccaaatacacctcgtctagccgctcctgtcgtcctgtggcagcggtcagtcgatgaacctcggcctaattcatacataacaatgcataattgttagaaaataaatacattcactaaatatttgaataaacttaaacacttacgtcaattctagcatctctctccgacgtataacttccgtcggcgtacatgtggaggcggaggaaggtggcatagttcggtgcatcctggggagtaccaggatccaagctctgtagatgcatttatataagataaataagttatattagtcaatatattaatttaatttatatacttaattatttgttaattacataccatatactgctgcaggatacgagtcgactgggacccgcccacgtgcctactgatccctgtaccctccccatcgggctcggacatccggttggcacgtgctcgatttgaaacagcctcaacctcgggctgatgccagtaatcccggagtccagtccaaaaatcgggagtcatccagacgggcctagacatctctctcccttggcggatacactgcttgagatctgtcttgtagtcgctcatcatgtcggagtaccttttgcggccttttgtctcccacattttcctcacgtcacgctcatcatcgggctgccacataaactctttctgttgaaagaaagagaattaatttaatatcaaacattttaacaatttaatatgatatatttatatgtattataaatttaattgtacctgtaattcatcaaaaaatttatccttcatcgccgggggcgtcaacttccatgtgtacccgcctgggttatcaaacatcttaaatgtgcgcgtgcaagctttggacaggccagtgggctccaacaaaacactgtgtacaagtaattttatcacttaatcatggtgtacgagaaacagtaattttaactaaaatacttacccagtcgtaggatgcctctgaaataccgtcctcccatcaggtgccttaacctctctctctctgatagcggcagctgtagggcccctaggccttctagcccgtgaactactagaagcctggggagtctcgggagtcccagaaatatgcgtcccagacccatcagatgtatctgctgtagcttctggcgcattaacgccagatcgcctcccaaatcccaagaaATCTCGAGAGGTAGACATTATgcctgttgcatacaattaaattaacaaatatatagcgaaacataacattaacagtaactaacaaacataacaaatttgcaatcaaattcaaccaaaatgtgcatttacatttattcataagcatcactactatcatcatcactatcgttagatgtcaacggggaatcatcgtcttctgcttcatcgtcatcttcaatctcaacgactccaccgaggggatgaaggagaagtggttgttcaatgcctacacttgtgtgagtaggcataatagtaaccacttcttcttgaaatggttgatctaatgttgatgtagatgctgcagtagacacttcaacctttgatcttgcgttgactttgcatgctgaccaccaatttttctttgattggttcgtactgggatagggacagtaaaacacttgaactacttgactcgccaaaacaaagggatcatacttcttatatcttcgtgtgtggttcagtgaaactaacttgaagtctgtatcaatagaagttccctgagccgacaagtcaaaccattcacagttgaacaagactgtctgcttaattggataccccggatactccagcacgcaaacctcttgcagacgcccataaaagtctagcacatctctatcactaccatagaccgagccttttatgcaaacgccactgttcacagtcgcactctctctatcatgatcagttgtgtgaaacctgtagccattcacgaaatagccggagtatgtttcaatctcccttaatggtccagctgcaagcgatctaatataagggttcaactcgtcgttacaaggacgacaaacctgtttcacacaaatatcatttaagtttgctagccaattttagagtaagtaaatgtatatttaacataaatttatcgtctcttacgtaatggttaaaccacataataaactcgttgtgaaacgcgacttcaaactctgcatcagtcatgtaaggatttgcatatcgtttttcctcctcgaagatccttggatacaaagaatcaaataaatatgttaacacctatatatgatgaacacttcttatacgtaaattgaacgagaatactcacttgctatatgtctctgcaacctctgcacaattgctcaaaatatacatgtgtgcagcaagccattcgcgctcatccatgtatctcttcgtccctcggccaagtgaacgcccaataagtttgaatatggcgagtagggatggcaatgggccggatctggaccggatcctgcttggtccagatccagatccgtgttTTTATgcttagatccagatccggtccagatccattggatccaaaaaaatgagatccagacccagatccatgAGATCCACTGGATCTcgggtccagacccagatccataGTATTTCAGTCGGAGGGTTTTTTTCGTAATTTCACCCTCACCACACCTCGTTTAACCTTTTCTGAGCTGCGCGTTGGCGAAGCAGCTGAATCTGCGGCCAAGGCAAGTGGAGGTGTGGTTCCAGAACAGAAGGGCAAGGTGAGGAAAATTTGTCGAGGGCAGTTTCGTCATTTTGGTTTCGCAACAAAAAGTGTTGAAATTAATACTGGTTTTGGAGCAGGACCAAGTTGAAGCAAACGGAGGTGGACTGTGAGTATCTGCGGCGGTGCTGCGAGAATTTGACGGAGGAAAACAGACGGTTACAGAAGGAGGTGAATGAGCTGAGGGCATTGAAGCTTTCCCCTCAGCTCTATATGAATATGAGCCCTCCCACCACCCTAACCATGTGCCCGCAGTGCGAGCGCGTCGCCGTCTCGTCGTCTTCCACGCTGAGACTTCGGGTGCTCTGCTCTGCTCACGTCGAGACCGGAGATTTcacgctgctctgctctgcagcagACCGGAGGTGGGGAAGGCCCGCTCTGCAGCAGACCGGAGGTGGACGGAGGTGCGGCGTGCGCTGCTCTGCTTAAGGACGGAGATTTCAGTTGCGCTGCGCTGCTGCTACTCACGCTGCTCTTCTCTGCAACAGACCGGAGGTGGGGAAGGCCGGAGGGGCTGACACCGGAGGTTGGGTGAGCCGCGCAATTGGAGCCTGGAGGATAGGCGAGCGGCGCAAGTGGGATGGAAGAAGTAGGGTTTCAAATCTGAAATGgaattttaaattgtaattaGGGAAGTTTATGTTTTAGggtagataaaaataaaataataaaaatattatatatttaatattaccGGGTCCAGAttcggatctggaccggatctggaccggatctgggttttATATCTTCTgctccagatccggatccgatTTTTTAGAGAGtggtccagatccggtccagatccggcggGTCCAAATTTTGCAAGGTCCAGATCCGAAAAAAAGGGTctagatccgcggatctggaccgggtctcggatccattgccatctctaatggcgagacaaagaggatcatcattttcagcaacgggcatctcaatattgcgaggcaaagttgtccactttgtagatatttgatcttcaaagtaaaacgaagagaaggttgacatttctgcaagtaagtatgcattggcgatggacgcctcaaccttggctttgttttttatatgattttttaatgtcctcaaatatctttcaaaaggatacatccaccgatattgcactggaccagccaatcgtgcctcatctgccaaatgaactggtaggtgctccattgaatcaaataaactaggagggaagatacgctcaagtttgcaaagagtaacagctatcttctcactcagtattctcatgtcatatatggccacgttgcgggatgttaattctctgaagaagaaacttaactctgtaattgcctcccaaacattcttaggaagaagttctttaaatgcaacagacagaaggatttgcatgaacacgtgacagtcgtgacttttcatgttgtgcatcttcagggcgttcatgtcaacacatctactaatatttgacacgtacccatcgggaaacttaagactcttgatccattgaagtaagatcttcttctcttccctgtcaagcgtataacatgctttcggataccctcgagttccatccactttcttcaactctttccgcttgcagaaggtgttcaattcttctctagatttttctgtatcttttgtcttccccttcacattcaggacagtattaaacacgttatcaaacacatttttctcaatgtgcatgacatccagattatgtcgaatcaaaagatgtctccaatagggtagatcccaaaatatgcttttctttttccaccctacatcttgatatttggcgagttgagcgttcctgccatcgaagtcttcggtaaccttcacgaagcctaacccctcgatttgattcaagatttgtattcctgatctttgttctggtggaccaacattgcatgtcttattcctcaagaatgaagttttgtttctcctaaacacatggttaggaggtaagaacttccgatgattatcaaaccacgattgttttccactcatcggcaaagtgaatgcttctgtattctccatgcaatgtggacatgccaatttcccagctgtaccccacccagacaacatagcgtacgctggaaaatcactgatagtccatatcagagctgctcgcatctggaaattttgcttcaacgatatgtcgtaagtgttcacaccaacctcccacagagattttaactcgtgtatcaatggctgtaagaatacgtccaacttcatctttgggtttgatgggccaggcacgaggactgtgaggaacatgaattgttctttcatgcacaaccacggaggcaggttatacggcgtgacaataactggccaagaagaatattgacgccctgattgtgcaaatggggcaaaaccatctgtagagagggccaatctcacatttctgatctcCTCGGCGAATTCAGAaaagactgaattcaaatatttccatgccggagagtcggccgggtggcgcattatcccatcgtctgtggaggtcgcatgccaccgcatatgttcagcagttgcaggagatgcaaacaatctctgcaatcggggcgtcaagggaaaatagtgcatctgtttggcgggcacttgtttctttctgcgactcccagatgcacgcaagctgtccttatatcgtgattggtcacagaacatacaactatgtagctcactagtttccccccaatacaacatgcagttattaacacagcaatcgatcttctctactggcaaacccaaaccacgtagatttcttttcgtactatagaagtcttctggacagttgttaccctctggtaaagcagctttcatcatcgaagacatctgattgtaagtcctctctgacatgtggctttcagtctttatgctcatgaattgagtcatccaacttaattgtgtgtacgtgtcacatcctgcgtacaatggagtatccgctgcatccaacatgttataaatctgttgagcgtcattattgggcggctgctccagatttggaggatcttgataattactaggtccagcatggtcatacaccatcctttcgtagttattgtataatccatcatcctcattcattatagcatgttctctcggcatagacagcggtgcttccccgtgacaaacccaaactttgtaattcaggacaaatccacgcctactaacatgttttctgaccgtaggtacatctaaatacgcttgattcttgcacttcttacacgggcacctaatgttaccttgtccatttgtgtacgccgtttgattgaacgcccactcaaggaaaaactcaagccccgtttcaaatgcggtacgatcattgtatctcgcgtacatccacgtacgattatcactcattcttgcaaattctaattgaaaaaaacaaataaaatataataaattacttgaaatctaacaaaatttcgacagcataaccccactatcctaactaccaagtgctcgactctaccagcaactatagtgaccatagtggtcctaatttactaagcctatactaggtctacccggccccccaatgtcgaagcaataatacaatacaaataaaagcaataaaaatcatggtaattaaattaaaaacaatcatttgttgggagaagatccttaagaaataatcaatttctatcccaaagggagaagatccttaagaaattgattaaatctatcccacaatattatccaacatatataaattattctaacaaacaacttaaactaaattatattgattaaaattaatataatttaaaattaaccatgcttcataatttaaaactaaactaacaacatatactaattgattaatataatttaaaattaatcatgcttcaattgatataatttaaaattattcatgcttcatataatttatttataaacaaagccaattataaattaattattaaactatatataacaaataaatctatttaattaacatataaatacataaataattaaataaataattaaacaagagagcgtacggtggtggtttccggcgggtgtcgtgaagaaaGCGGCGAAACGAAATCGtcgaactaaaataaattaataatataagtcaaaatttaaaaattatatatatatatatatatatatatatatatatatatatatatagagagagagagagagagagaaagagagttaccTGGGCGGCTGGGCACGGCGGCGGGGTTCGGCGGCGGCTgtcggcggcggtggtcggCTGGTGGAAGCAGCAGGCAGCAACAGCAGGGGCGAAGCGgcgggggggagggggggtggggggatTGTTCTGCGCAAAAGTGAAAAAAGGAGGTTACGCGTGCCCTAATATtggccattaccgacggcaagtgccgccgctagctagcgACGGCataaacgccgtcggtaattgtgttaatttaatgttttattatatattcgAAACTTACCGGCTGCGTCGCCGTCGCTAGTTAACGGCGGCaagtttgccgtcggtaacgggCCGGTAATTTCGAAAGCTCGGGTCGCCTGgaatgccgccgccgtgccgccgttaattaccgacggcaaaattgccgccggtaattttagCCGGTAATTATGCGTTTTTTTATAGTGTTAGAGCAGCGTTTGGTTGAAGTGTTAAGCATgagtaataaaataattcaatttaatcaAATGTTTGGTTTGCATAATTCAATCGTGATGGATAACGCTCACACTCTAATAATTCAATTGAATATATTCATCACCTCAAAGTTGAGTTGATAATTTAATTATCTTCTAATTCATAATgcaaaatttcaaaaacaattttattaaaatggaattgtatatatatttttttgcgTTTTTGTAGGTTATAAAAAAGGAATTATAATTGTTTTTTAGTATGAgatcaataaattattttttcgaaGTTGGAAATCTTCGATTACCACGAAATGTTAAGCTTACTATTTGAAGTGGAGTTATCTATATAAATATGaggatatttataaattataatagtgCATTATCTACGCAATAGGGTGGAAGATTTAATATAAGAATTATCACTAACTATTGCAAATTTGACTATAATTTATAATCTATAATTGATATGCTATCGCcaccaaacaaaataaaaaaactcaATTGCTAATGTGATAGACaacatgaaattaaatactagtaATATTTTCAAGTATTGTCGTACCGATTATATATGGTACGTTCAAGCAACGAGTCCAACCACGTCTTTCCCACAGTGACGAATTAATAACGAATCAGTAGTAAAACTTGCTGATAAATATATTTCCCTCCATGTGTACATATTgagcaatatatatattattcgaTTGACTACACTAATGGTACTCcgataattataaattatttttacataaGAGTGAATAATAATACAGCATTACCTGAAGGCATACTTCACATTCATGACAGCTTGCAtgcaaaataaatcaaaacaaCCATGAAACACactcataattaaattagaCGTGCATTACTCGTAATTAGGGAATTgaattaattgattaaattttgaTAAGGTGGATCAATATCCTCTATTGGATTCTACAAACTTTAATTATGGATATATCAGTAACCTTATTAATGAACCTCCTAATTATCCCCTCAGTATAACTAATCACATAGTGCGATGATCATAATTTCGGTTGACTGGAACTATCAATTACCGAGGACTTCTTCAAAAATCTTTAGAATCTCTTTTAAAATGATTTTTGTCGTTATAAGGATGATTCACACAAAATTTACTCACTctattaacaaaaataaataaatgatgaataattaaataaatttggcaAATGTACAGATCACGAGCTGACCAAGTCCGGGTTACTCGACGTGGAATTCTTATGCAAGTGGCCCGAGTCACGACTCAAAGCTTCTGACTTTTCATTACATTCCATGAACTTGGGCATATTTTCTCTAACACAAATTCAGTTCTTTTGTGAGTTCTCACGGTTCCGATCACTTATATACTTTAATAAGATATTTATaaataggggaaggctaaaataagaacgcttcttaaaatataaattaggaaccattttcaacccttagatcatcaagatctacgattgattcatcaccttgctagataaattcatggtcctgagttcgaatcccaaaggtaacaaaaaattatttttcgcaattcatgcctttatacagtttattcatgcgtgttatacataaaattcatgcatttttgctggttcataattcttaaaataaggatggtttattgaataaccgccccctaaaTAAATATTCTATAAAGACAGATCAATcatgtattttaaatatattttaatagaacacttataaattttttattatctatTATAATACGTGAGTGATTCGTGTCATGCAAACGTTCGCATGAAAGCTTGAATTGCAAACAATAATTTTGTGCAAGTTACCGAAATCGAATCAAATGATCAagtttacacacacacacacatatatatagagaaatgattcctattttatacGTTATACATTTGAACTCATTCGAACTACTCatacgatatatatatatatatatatatatatatatatatatatatatatatatatatatatatatatagggggcggttattcaataaaccatccttattttaagaattatgaaccagcaaaaatgcatgaattttatgtataacacgcatgaataaactgtataaaggcatgaattgcgaaaaataattttttgctacctttgggattcgaactcaggaccatgaatttatccaacaaggtgatgaatcaaccgtagatcttgatgatctaagggctgaaaatggttcctaatttatattttaagaagcgttcttattttagtcttcccctatatatatatatatatatatatatatatatatatatatatatatagagagagagagagagagagagatgcacttaagtgagattgctatttttcgtgagatatGAGTACAATGGAATAAggcagtatatagtgttgaataagacaatatatactgatgaataacaatgTAATTATATCATGTAAGTAGTGTTAATCAAGATGCAAGTATCATATATGTTCATGTGTAAAAccctaaattaattaagatgGTTTAACATTCTAATTAATTAGCACACCAGACAAAAAGATATGATTAAATAGTTAGCATACAAACTGACATCCCTCCGTCCCCTAATTATATGCATGGAATTTTTTggtacaagttttaataaaagattGTTGAATATATTGATAATGGAAAAAAGGTCCCACACTGAAcgtattattaaattaattatgggtAAATACTCATTAAGGTAAAATTGTTGAACTTACGTATCTGAGTAGTATCCAAAATTATAAAGTGCATATATTTAGGAGACGtaccaataaaaaaaataagggttaattgccgctaaattcatATACTTTTCTAATTTTCGGTTTTTTccaatgacaaaaaaaaaatctactttAAAATCCATGAATTGGAAAATCGACTGAAAGTTTCCTCCGCGTCTGATTTTCGACCATCGACGAAATGAGTCAGATCCTATGTGGCACAATTTAATTCAGGTGTTAGGTTTAAAGAGTGACATGGGCGCCACATAAGATAAGTATTCAACATGGTCCCTACTCAAATCTGTCACACTAGATTCCCGCCCTCCTCTAGCAAGAAATCTCAATCGAAAAAAGCTTCGAGTGAGAGATTTTATAGACAAACAAAATTTGACGGAAAAAGTCCTCGCAAATGTCGAGCGGTTGGAGGAGAGCATTCGGGAACGCGAGGTCCTTTATTGGAAATTAGATGGGCGGCCTCAAAGGCGGCAGCAGTTTAGCATCGTGGGCGGTCGCCGGAACCCTATCTTATTTCCTCTGGGTTCGGCCACTGCAGCAGCTCAAAAGAGAGCAAGAGGTAAAAACGTAATCATATTCGTGTTTAATTTGTTCATTTTCCCCAGTTTTTCGAGAATTCGTGATCAATTTGTGTGGGATTTGTAGGAATGAGCAGCGGCATCGGATTCTTATCGATATGTTGAGAAGAAGAAATGCTTAGTAAAATCGCGTGTGTGTGATGTAAATTAGGGCATAATTTGAGTTTACTTCAATTCTCTAGGGTTTTAGTATTTTAGGAGAAATGCTTAGTTGGAATACTTATCTTATGTGGTGCCCATGTCACTCTTTAAACTTAACACCTGGATTAAATTGAGCCACATAGGATCTGACTCATTTTGCCGATGGCCGGAAATCGGACGTGGGGAAATTTTCAATCGATTTTCcaattcataaattttaaagtagatttttttttgtcatggaaaaattcaaaaattaggAAAGTATATagatttagcggcaattaacccaaaaaatataattttaggaAACTGGAGCAAATATTTAACGTACACTTTCACACAATTAGCACACTAACACACATAATCACCCTAAAAAGCTATACTAAAaagttaaataattttttttaaagagtcAAATACTAACCTTGCCAAAAGTGAATGGCGGCAGCTACGCATCGTCTAGGGCTGGGGACAACCTGAAGCTCGGTGAGGACAGGCCGGAGCATGAAGGTGCCAGTACTGGATTAAATTGCTAATTAATTTGGAGTAATAAGTTAATtgtgtagatttaattaatgaaattgcaTTCTCTAGGACTAGTCTTTTTTTATTCTTGAATTTTGTTATttgactttatttattttcttgacTTGAGTCTAGTATTAGTTCTTCaccatatttattttttgttgccTGAATATTGATTTAGTACTTATTAGGATTATTCattgtattttcattttttagttcCTGTAAATATGATATTCTACTTGCCGCAATGATACTGTATTGGTTGCAGTTTTTATTGCTAGTAAAATAATGATCAAtgacactttcctttttgggacatGACCCCACATTTTATCCTTAATTTTTACCtttataaatactccctccgtccataaaagaacttcttatctttcttttttggaacgtccacaaaaaaacttcctacctatttttggattataccccaccacttataatcctcttacttttcacttttcagaactctcaatattaattataacacattttcaccactcccaatacactcaactaccttttatccactctcaatatactcaacaatattttttcttaaaacctgtgccactctctcctaggaagttctttcatggacggaaggagtattaaatactcaatatttacaaaaaaaaaacactcatGGTTCACACTTAGTGCTCATTTGGTTTAAGTAGAGGTATGCAAagagaatgaaatcaaataaaggagtgaaatgataacaataaccattacttttatagaaaaatgaattattggTAAGAGATTCTTTTTTTTCCCC
The genomic region above belongs to Salvia miltiorrhiza cultivar Shanhuang (shh) chromosome 5, IMPLAD_Smil_shh, whole genome shotgun sequence and contains:
- the LOC130985376 gene encoding homeobox-leucine zipper protein HOX17-like — protein: QWAGSGPDPAWSRSRSVFLCLDPDPVQIHWIQKNEIQTQIHEIHWISGPDPDPYCALAKQLNLRPRQVEVWFQNRRARTKLKQTEVDCEYLRRCCENLTEENRRLQKEVNELRALKLSPQLYMNMSPPTTLTMCPQCERVAVSSSSTLRLRVLCSAHVETGDFTLLCSAADRRWGRPALQQTGGGRRPEVGKAGGADTGGWVSRAIGAWRIGERRKWDGRSRVSNLKWNFKL
- the LOC130985375 gene encoding uncharacterized protein LOC130985375 is translated as MTDAEFEVAFHNEFIMWFNHYVCRPCNDELNPYIRSLAAGPLREIETYSGYFVNGYRFHTTDHDRESATVNSGVCIKGSVYGSDRDVLDFYGRLQEVCVLEYPGYPIKQTVLFNCEWFDLSAQGTSIDTDFKLVSLNHTRRYKKYDPFVLASQVVQVFYCPYPSTNQSKKNWWSACKVNARSKVEVSTAASTSTLDQPFQEEVVTIMPTHTSVGIEQPLLLHPLGGVVEIEDDDEAEDDDSPLTSNDSDDDSSDAYE